In Aestuariibaculum lutulentum, one DNA window encodes the following:
- a CDS encoding protein-disulfide reductase DsbD domain-containing protein has translation MKKVFLFFALLAAFVGQAQILEPVKWSTSVNKISATEYELVATATIDAGWHLYSQNVPQDGPIPTSFAYEGNANYLKKGNTVEGEGHTIQDPIFEMEITYFEKKADFKQRIKLKGKAPFEVKGTVEFMVCDDSRCLPPTEVDLVFNVK, from the coding sequence ATGAAAAAAGTATTTTTATTTTTTGCTTTATTGGCAGCATTTGTAGGGCAAGCACAGATATTAGAGCCGGTAAAATGGAGCACTTCAGTAAATAAAATATCAGCTACAGAATACGAATTAGTGGCGACAGCTACAATCGATGCAGGATGGCACTTATATTCTCAAAATGTTCCGCAAGACGGACCAATTCCAACTAGTTTTGCTTACGAAGGAAACGCAAATTACCTTAAAAAAGGAAATACTGTTGAAGGAGAAGGGCACACTATTCAGGACCCAATTTTCGAAATGGAGATCACATATTTCGAGAAGAAAGCAGATTTTAAACAACGTATTAAATTAAAAGGAAAAGCCCCGTTTGAAGTAAAAGGTACTGTTGAATTCATGGTTTGTGATGATAGCAGATGTTTACCTCCTACAGAAGTAGACTTAGTATTCAACGTAAAATAA
- a CDS encoding M16 family metallopeptidase, which yields MKTVLSYVLVVASVFCVTAQDLSQPLPVDQSIKKGVLPNGMTYYIKSTDVVKDAASYYIIQNVGSILENENQRGLAHFLEHMAFNGTEHFPGKGILNTLQKHGAVFGKDINAYTSFDETVYNLSNIPTKDGLVDTSLTVLQDWSNYLLLTDEEIDNERGVIKEEWRTRQNGQMRLYEVSMPITYNHAKYADRMPIGLMSVVEGFEYKALRDFYHDWYRTDLQAIAVIGDIDVAEIEQKIIDRFSKIPAVENPKERYTVDIPDNEDMMFSFGMDPEVSSASISFGIRHKKSLADETVADLKQSLLESMAISALSSRIREVSQKPEATFLSGRVGYSGLSRTSKVFSMSIYPKPNQQKEALKEVLTEVVRAVKFGYTQSEIDRAITIFDNSYQNQIAKKDDKGHKSIESAIQSNYLSNSTISDVEKEYEIAKQLFAKITAEDVHNTIKRLYAKHNRFVNVTGVEGQDNITETEVRQIIASVENDNTIEAYTEALEGKTLVSDLNIVPGSISKISHEDKVGATTFVLSNGVKVHYKFVDKQKDIVSLNAVSYGGESLLSDADLVSANFVTGMVSMSGLGDFNATDLKKVLAGKTANVKVGLGDISESVSGSSNTKDVETMLQLVHVYFVKPRFDENAYKVLESNLDNYLLRRGKDIGEKMKDSLTYALYGKNNPKKRIFDQKYIDEVSFDRIKAIYADRFADASDFEFFIVGDVKEEQLKPLLEKYIASLPTHNTKESYKDNSVEWVANTIDKDIYIAMEDPKASVNVVYKKEMPYVKKNAVYTSVLGDMLQLRVTETVRESEGGAYSPRAGASFSREPQSAAYVSFSFDCNPDMADRLVDIVKNELQKIANGTINEEDLNKTRTNYLKENEQAKDNNGYDMAMLTRYFRYNENINDPKNFVDIVKNMTAKDIQKMAKQILKGGKSYEIIFKPKQ from the coding sequence ATGAAGACAGTTTTATCGTATGTTCTAGTAGTAGCATCTGTTTTTTGTGTAACCGCACAAGATTTAAGTCAGCCCTTACCAGTAGATCAAAGTATAAAAAAAGGAGTTTTACCTAATGGTATGACTTATTATATAAAAAGTACCGATGTTGTTAAAGACGCAGCGAGCTACTATATCATTCAAAATGTAGGTTCCATTTTAGAAAACGAAAACCAACGCGGTTTGGCTCACTTCTTAGAGCATATGGCGTTTAACGGAACCGAACACTTTCCAGGAAAAGGTATTTTAAATACATTACAAAAACACGGTGCTGTTTTTGGAAAAGACATTAACGCTTACACATCGTTTGACGAAACGGTTTATAACTTAAGCAATATTCCAACTAAAGATGGTTTAGTAGATACTTCTTTAACTGTTTTACAAGATTGGTCTAATTATTTATTACTTACCGATGAGGAAATTGATAATGAGCGTGGTGTAATTAAAGAAGAATGGCGTACGCGTCAAAATGGGCAAATGCGTTTATATGAGGTTTCAATGCCTATTACTTACAACCATGCCAAATACGCAGATAGAATGCCGATTGGCTTAATGTCGGTTGTAGAAGGTTTTGAATACAAAGCCTTACGCGATTTTTATCATGATTGGTATAGAACAGATTTACAGGCGATCGCTGTTATTGGAGATATAGATGTTGCTGAAATTGAACAAAAAATAATCGACAGATTCTCAAAGATTCCTGCAGTAGAAAATCCTAAAGAGCGTTATACGGTAGATATTCCAGACAATGAAGATATGATGTTTAGCTTTGGTATGGATCCAGAGGTATCTTCAGCGTCTATTTCATTCGGTATTCGTCATAAAAAGTCTTTGGCAGATGAAACCGTTGCCGATTTAAAACAATCTTTATTAGAAAGTATGGCCATTAGTGCGCTTTCTTCAAGAATTAGAGAAGTGTCACAAAAGCCGGAAGCTACATTTTTATCTGGTAGAGTAGGTTATAGTGGTCTGTCTAGAACGTCTAAGGTTTTTAGTATGAGTATTTACCCTAAGCCAAATCAGCAAAAGGAAGCTTTAAAAGAAGTGTTGACTGAAGTTGTTAGAGCTGTGAAGTTTGGTTATACGCAATCTGAAATAGACCGTGCTATTACCATTTTCGATAACTCTTACCAGAACCAAATTGCTAAGAAAGACGATAAAGGTCATAAAAGTATAGAAAGTGCTATTCAAAGCAACTATTTGTCTAACTCAACCATTTCTGATGTTGAGAAAGAATACGAAATAGCAAAACAGTTATTTGCTAAAATTACGGCAGAAGATGTGCATAACACGATTAAAAGACTTTATGCAAAGCATAACCGTTTTGTAAATGTTACGGGTGTTGAAGGTCAAGATAATATTACAGAAACCGAAGTAAGACAAATTATTGCATCTGTAGAAAACGATAATACTATTGAAGCATATACAGAGGCTTTAGAAGGAAAAACTTTGGTTTCAGATTTAAATATTGTTCCTGGGTCAATTAGTAAAATATCTCATGAAGATAAAGTTGGAGCAACCACCTTTGTTTTAAGCAATGGCGTAAAGGTTCACTACAAGTTTGTTGATAAACAAAAGGATATCGTATCGTTAAATGCTGTTAGCTACGGTGGAGAGTCTTTATTAAGCGATGCCGATTTAGTTTCAGCTAACTTTGTAACAGGTATGGTAAGTATGTCTGGATTAGGTGATTTCAATGCAACCGATTTAAAAAAGGTGCTTGCAGGAAAAACAGCTAATGTTAAAGTTGGACTTGGTGATATTTCTGAATCTGTTTCAGGTAGTTCAAATACCAAAGATGTAGAAACCATGTTGCAGTTAGTGCACGTGTACTTTGTTAAACCTCGTTTCGATGAGAATGCTTACAAAGTTTTAGAAAGTAATCTTGATAACTACTTATTAAGAAGAGGTAAAGATATAGGTGAGAAAATGAAAGACAGTCTTACTTATGCCCTTTACGGAAAAAATAACCCAAAAAAGCGTATTTTTGACCAGAAATATATAGACGAAGTATCGTTCGATAGAATTAAAGCTATTTACGCCGATAGATTTGCTGATGCTTCAGATTTCGAGTTCTTTATAGTAGGTGATGTAAAAGAAGAGCAATTAAAACCGCTTTTAGAAAAATATATTGCCAGCTTACCTACACACAATACAAAAGAGAGTTATAAAGATAATTCAGTAGAGTGGGTTGCTAATACTATCGATAAAGATATTTACATTGCTATGGAAGATCCTAAAGCAAGTGTAAATGTGGTTTACAAAAAGGAAATGCCTTATGTTAAGAAAAATGCTGTTTATACAAGTGTTTTAGGAGATATGTTGCAATTACGTGTTACAGAAACCGTAAGAGAATCTGAAGGGGGAGCCTATAGCCCAAGAGCAGGAGCAAGTTTTTCAAGAGAACCTCAATCTGCTGCTTACGTGAGCTTTAGCTTTGATTGTAACCCGGATATGGCAGACCGTTTGGTTGATATTGTGAAAAACGAATTGCAAAAAATTGCAAATGGCACAATTAATGAAGAAGACTTAAACAAAACAAGAACAAACTACCTGAAAGAAAACGAGCAGGCAAAAGATAACAATGGTTACGACATGGCTATGCTTACCAGATATTTCAGATATAATGAAAATATTAACGATCCTAAGAATTTTGTAGACATCGTTAAAAACATGACAGCAAAAGACATTCAAAAAATGGCTAAGCAAATTCTTAAAGGTGGTAAGTCATACGAAATCATATTTAAACCAAAACAATAA
- a CDS encoding protein-disulfide reductase DsbD family protein, with translation MKKFLLACAALVLSTAAFAQILEPVKWSTSVEKVSDTEFNLVSKATIEKGWHLYSQNVPADGPIATSFIYDDSEGNFTIVGNTTEEEGHTIQDPVFEMEIKYFENKATFKQRIQVKEGAATVNGFVEFMVCDDSRCLPPSEVELTFNLPKVSVAASGNETAANVTASEETHVTETPEASHEVAAASTHDTVVKESVEGSDKSDSKRGLFTIFILAFLSGFAALLTPCVFPMIPMTVSFFTKQSKNKAVGIKNAIIYGICIIVIYVLLGTAVTGIFGADALNALAANPWFNIIFFVLLVVFAVSFLGAFEIMLPNSWANKVDSQADRGGLVGIFFMALALAIVSFSCTGPIVGTLLVEAASKGGIAPIVGMLGFSLAIALPFALFAAFPGWLNSLPKSGGWLNTVKVVLGFLELALAFKFLSNADYIMQWHILEREVFIAIWIAVFGALAFYLFGKIQLPHDSPLSHISVGRLGLGLITLTFTIYMIPGLWGAPLNLISAFPPPPNYSESPYGVGYKNAGGGVATADSHEALPEGAHLMAPHNIMAFHDYETGLAYAKKVGKPVMIDFTGYTCVNCRKMENNVWVKSEILEILKNDVVLISLYVDDKKELPEDMKVEYVSRPGKFMKDFGDKWSDLQASRYKANSQPFYVIMDHEENSLIDPVGYTPDVAEYKSWLNEGISKFGK, from the coding sequence ATGAAGAAGTTTCTTTTAGCATGCGCAGCTTTAGTATTATCTACAGCTGCGTTTGCGCAAATATTAGAGCCAGTAAAATGGTCAACATCAGTAGAAAAAGTTTCAGATACAGAATTCAATTTAGTATCTAAAGCAACCATCGAAAAAGGTTGGCATTTATATTCGCAAAATGTTCCGGCCGACGGACCAATTGCAACATCATTTATCTACGACGATAGCGAAGGTAATTTCACCATTGTAGGTAATACAACCGAGGAAGAAGGACACACGATTCAGGATCCTGTTTTCGAAATGGAAATTAAGTATTTCGAAAATAAAGCTACATTCAAACAACGTATTCAGGTAAAAGAAGGCGCAGCTACAGTAAACGGTTTTGTGGAGTTTATGGTATGTGACGACAGCAGATGTTTACCTCCTTCTGAAGTTGAATTAACATTTAATTTACCTAAAGTTTCAGTTGCTGCTTCAGGAAATGAAACAGCTGCAAATGTTACAGCGTCAGAAGAAACTCATGTAACGGAAACTCCTGAAGCTTCTCATGAAGTAGCTGCTGCCAGCACTCATGATACAGTTGTTAAAGAATCGGTAGAAGGTTCTGATAAATCAGACTCTAAAAGAGGCTTGTTTACTATTTTTATTCTTGCTTTTTTATCTGGGTTTGCAGCATTATTAACACCATGTGTATTCCCAATGATTCCAATGACGGTAAGTTTCTTTACCAAGCAAAGTAAAAACAAAGCGGTAGGAATTAAAAATGCAATTATTTATGGTATTTGTATTATTGTAATTTATGTGTTATTAGGTACAGCTGTAACCGGTATTTTTGGTGCCGATGCATTGAATGCGTTAGCAGCTAACCCTTGGTTTAATATTATATTCTTTGTGCTTTTAGTGGTATTTGCTGTATCATTCTTAGGAGCTTTCGAAATCATGTTACCAAACTCTTGGGCTAACAAAGTAGATTCTCAGGCAGACCGTGGTGGTTTAGTTGGAATCTTCTTTATGGCTTTAGCTTTAGCCATTGTGTCATTTTCATGTACAGGTCCTATTGTTGGAACCTTATTGGTTGAAGCCGCTTCAAAAGGAGGTATTGCACCTATCGTTGGAATGTTAGGGTTCTCTTTAGCTATTGCTTTACCATTTGCATTATTTGCAGCCTTTCCAGGATGGTTAAACTCATTACCAAAATCTGGAGGATGGTTAAATACAGTAAAAGTAGTTTTAGGATTCTTAGAATTGGCTTTAGCATTTAAATTCTTGTCGAATGCCGATTATATTATGCAATGGCATATTTTAGAGCGTGAAGTATTTATTGCCATATGGATTGCGGTTTTCGGAGCTTTGGCATTCTACTTATTCGGAAAAATTCAATTACCACACGATTCACCATTATCACATATTTCGGTAGGGCGTTTAGGTTTAGGTCTTATCACGTTAACCTTTACCATTTATATGATTCCTGGTCTTTGGGGAGCACCATTAAACTTAATTAGTGCATTTCCACCGCCGCCAAATTATAGTGAATCACCTTACGGTGTAGGTTATAAGAATGCAGGTGGAGGTGTTGCTACTGCCGATAGTCATGAAGCGTTACCAGAAGGAGCGCATTTAATGGCACCACATAATATTATGGCATTCCACGATTATGAAACAGGTTTAGCTTATGCTAAAAAAGTAGGGAAACCAGTCATGATCGATTTTACAGGTTACACTTGTGTAAACTGTAGAAAAATGGAAAATAATGTTTGGGTAAAATCAGAAATCTTAGAGATTTTAAAGAACGATGTTGTTCTAATATCACTTTATGTAGACGATAAAAAAGAACTTCCAGAAGATATGAAGGTGGAGTATGTTTCTCGTCCAGGTAAGTTTATGAAAGACTTCGGTGATAAATGGAGCGACTTACAGGCAAGCAGATATAAAGCAAATTCTCAGCCGTTTTATGTAATTATGGATCATGAGGAAAACAGCTTAATCGATCCTGTTGGATATACACCTGATGTTGCCGAGTACAAATCTTGGTTAAACGAAGGGATTTCAAAATTTGGTAAATAG
- a CDS encoding TlpA family protein disulfide reductase, whose translation MKKVIYTLTFALALVACKKEPKDYVTLSGTITNPNSDSLCVAQRSIIKTIKVNPDGTFSDTLKVEDGNYLLYDGKERAIVYLQNGYDLNIKADTKSFDESITYEGEGSEANNFLAKKGLLKEQLIDFNELFTLDETAFNAKLEANDKAFKDLLKSVAHLDSTFVNGQETEIERIKQDLSRMFNEKMAVSSLKGQESPKFVDYENYTGGNMSLDDLKGKYVYIDLWATWCGPCKQEIPYLKAVEKEYHNKNIAFVSISLDRNSAYETWRRMVKDKELSGIQLFAKEDNDFARAYMVSGIPRFILIDPAGIVVDANAPRPSSSKLIDLFKTLDI comes from the coding sequence ATGAAAAAAGTAATCTATACCTTAACTTTTGCACTGGCACTTGTTGCTTGTAAAAAGGAACCAAAAGATTATGTAACGCTTTCAGGCACCATAACGAATCCGAATTCAGATTCGTTATGCGTTGCACAACGAAGCATTATTAAAACCATTAAAGTAAATCCTGACGGTACGTTTTCAGATACCTTAAAAGTTGAAGATGGAAACTATTTGCTTTACGATGGAAAGGAGCGTGCCATTGTATATTTACAAAATGGTTACGATCTTAACATTAAAGCAGATACCAAATCCTTTGATGAATCAATCACTTACGAAGGAGAAGGATCAGAAGCGAATAATTTCTTAGCGAAAAAAGGGCTTTTAAAAGAACAGTTAATTGATTTTAATGAACTGTTTACTTTAGATGAAACTGCTTTTAATGCGAAGCTAGAGGCTAACGATAAAGCGTTTAAAGATCTTTTAAAATCTGTTGCTCACCTAGATTCAACGTTTGTTAATGGTCAGGAGACAGAAATAGAGCGAATTAAGCAGGATCTTAGCCGTATGTTTAATGAAAAGATGGCTGTTTCTTCATTAAAAGGACAGGAGTCTCCAAAATTTGTGGACTACGAGAATTATACAGGAGGAAACATGTCTCTTGATGATTTAAAAGGCAAGTATGTATATATCGACCTTTGGGCTACGTGGTGCGGACCATGTAAACAGGAGATCCCGTATTTAAAAGCTGTTGAAAAGGAGTATCATAATAAGAATATTGCCTTCGTGAGTATTTCGTTAGATAGAAATAGCGCTTATGAAACATGGAGACGCATGGTAAAAGATAAAGAATTGTCTGGAATTCAGCTTTTCGCCAAGGAGGATAACGATTTTGCCAGAGCTTATATGGTATCAGGTATTCCTCGTTTTATTCTTATCGATCCTGCTGGAATTGTGGTTGATGCTAACGCACCTAGACCATCGAGCAGTAAATTAATTGACTTATTTAAAACTTTAGATATATAA
- the trxB gene encoding thioredoxin-disulfide reductase: MSDTIERVKCLIIGSGPAGYTAAIYAARANMSPVLYQGTQPGGQLTTTNEVENFPGYPQGITGPEMMMELQAQAQRFEADIRDGWITKVDFSGDVHKVWVNDEKEIHCDTVIISTGASAKYLGLESEQKYLKLGGGVSACAVCDGFFYRNQEVVIVGAGDSACEEAHYLSKLCKKVTMLVRRDEFRASKIMAERVANTPNIDILFNTETDEVIGDGQVVTAVRVHNNKTNEKHEIPATGFFVAIGHKPNTDIFKDYISLDETGYIINTPGTAKTNVPGVFVSGDAADHVYRQAITAAGTGCMAALDAERYLAAKEA; the protein is encoded by the coding sequence ATGTCAGATACAATAGAAAGAGTAAAGTGCTTAATTATCGGGTCAGGACCTGCAGGTTACACCGCAGCGATTTATGCAGCACGTGCTAATATGAGTCCGGTATTATACCAGGGAACACAGCCAGGAGGCCAGTTAACAACCACGAACGAAGTGGAGAACTTTCCAGGATATCCACAAGGTATTACAGGACCTGAAATGATGATGGAGTTACAGGCTCAGGCGCAACGTTTTGAAGCTGATATCCGAGACGGATGGATTACTAAGGTTGATTTTTCAGGTGATGTTCACAAAGTTTGGGTGAATGATGAGAAGGAAATTCACTGTGATACGGTAATCATTTCAACCGGAGCTTCAGCAAAATATTTAGGCTTAGAATCTGAACAAAAATACTTGAAGTTAGGTGGAGGTGTATCGGCATGTGCTGTATGTGACGGATTCTTCTACAGAAATCAGGAAGTAGTGATTGTAGGTGCTGGAGATTCAGCTTGTGAAGAGGCTCACTACTTATCAAAACTATGTAAAAAAGTAACCATGTTAGTAAGACGCGATGAGTTTAGAGCCTCTAAAATCATGGCAGAGCGTGTAGCTAACACTCCAAATATTGACATTCTTTTCAATACAGAAACCGATGAAGTTATTGGTGACGGACAGGTAGTAACTGCAGTTCGTGTACACAACAATAAAACTAACGAAAAACACGAAATTCCAGCAACAGGATTCTTCGTGGCAATCGGACATAAACCAAACACCGATATCTTTAAAGATTATATCAGCTTAGATGAAACGGGTTATATTATTAATACACCGGGAACAGCTAAAACCAATGTGCCGGGAGTATTTGTAAGTGGAGACGCTGCCGATCACGTATACCGTCAGGCGATTACAGCAGCCGGAACCGGTTGTATGGCAGCTTTAGATGCAGAACGTTATTTAGCAGCTAAAGAGGCTTAA
- a CDS encoding aminotransferase class V-fold PLP-dependent enzyme, with the protein MNALKRFFKSQPKTETELEKYFEQFRNNVVGVDQYFVSPYGKKKIIYADWTASGRLYRPIEEKLLNEIGPYVANTHTETSITGSVMTHAYHDAREIIKKHVNASKDDVLITEGSGMTGAINKFQRILGIKVNENLKDHTTIPDEKRPIIFVSHMEHHSNQTSWLETIAKVIVIPADENGLPCLDALEKLVQEYSETPIKIAAITGCSNVTGIRTPYHKVAKIMHQNNGLCFVDFACSAPYVEINMHPEDEEEYLDAITFSPHKFLGGPGTSGVLIFNKKLYKNLVPDNPGGGTVSYTNPWGDHDYVDDIETREDGGTPGFLQAIRIALSIQLKEKMGVQNILDREHELNDIIFKRLSAIKNLTILAPNHTDRLGVISFYIEHAHYNLVVKLLNDRFGVQTRGGCSCAGTYGHYLLNVDQPTSKSIELKILEGCMIERPGWVRMSVHPTMTNAEVEFVCDAIEQVAKNFATWENDYTYNAAKNEFVHNGNKHVEAEITQGWF; encoded by the coding sequence ATGAATGCACTAAAAAGATTTTTTAAATCACAACCTAAAACCGAAACAGAATTAGAGAAATATTTCGAGCAATTTCGAAATAATGTTGTTGGGGTAGATCAGTACTTTGTTTCTCCTTACGGTAAGAAAAAAATCATTTACGCCGACTGGACTGCCAGCGGGCGTTTATACAGACCTATTGAAGAAAAGTTATTAAATGAAATAGGTCCTTATGTTGCTAATACGCATACAGAAACCTCTATCACCGGTAGTGTGATGACACACGCTTATCACGATGCCAGAGAGATTATCAAGAAACACGTTAATGCCTCTAAAGATGATGTATTAATTACTGAAGGTTCTGGTATGACTGGAGCCATCAATAAATTTCAACGTATCTTAGGAATTAAGGTAAACGAGAATTTAAAAGATCATACAACTATTCCAGATGAAAAGCGACCAATCATTTTCGTGTCGCACATGGAGCATCACTCAAACCAAACATCTTGGCTGGAGACTATAGCAAAAGTGATTGTTATTCCTGCTGATGAAAACGGTTTGCCTTGCTTAGACGCTTTAGAAAAATTGGTTCAGGAATATAGCGAAACACCAATTAAAATTGCTGCAATTACAGGATGTTCTAACGTAACAGGTATTAGAACGCCTTATCACAAGGTAGCAAAAATCATGCATCAGAATAACGGGTTATGTTTTGTGGATTTCGCCTGTTCTGCACCTTATGTAGAGATTAATATGCACCCGGAAGATGAAGAAGAGTATTTAGATGCTATAACATTCTCTCCTCACAAATTTTTGGGAGGTCCTGGTACTTCAGGGGTGTTAATTTTTAATAAAAAATTATACAAAAATTTAGTGCCTGATAACCCTGGAGGAGGAACTGTTAGTTATACAAACCCTTGGGGAGACCACGATTATGTAGACGATATCGAAACACGTGAAGACGGTGGTACTCCTGGTTTCTTACAGGCAATCAGAATAGCTTTATCTATTCAGTTGAAAGAAAAAATGGGAGTGCAAAATATCTTAGATCGTGAGCATGAATTAAATGATATCATTTTCAAAAGATTATCAGCGATTAAAAACTTAACCATTTTAGCACCGAACCACACCGATCGTTTAGGGGTTATTTCATTCTATATCGAGCATGCACACTATAATTTAGTGGTTAAATTATTGAATGATCGTTTTGGTGTACAAACCAGAGGGGGGTGTTCTTGTGCTGGAACTTATGGTCACTATTTATTAAATGTAGACCAACCGACTTCTAAGTCTATTGAGTTGAAAATTTTAGAAGGTTGTATGATTGAGCGCCCGGGATGGGTTCGTATGTCGGTTCACCCAACCATGACCAATGCCGAAGTTGAATTTGTTTGTGATGCGATTGAGCAGGTAGCCAAAAATTTTGCGACTTGGGAAAATGATTATACCTATAACGCTGCTAAAAATGAATTCGTTCACAACGGAAATAAACACGTTGAAGCAGAGATCACACAAGGTTGGTTTTAA